Proteins from a genomic interval of Crassostrea angulata isolate pt1a10 chromosome 7, ASM2561291v2, whole genome shotgun sequence:
- the LOC128156821 gene encoding uncharacterized protein LOC128156821 encodes MSFNRSASTNTYTSGRNQTFNERHSRDKIENFLKEVETKDGMNKIQLAKAWDEYKSLMKSEKTLAYKYPKQFFDTLKDPQHPKRHIVMRLDQSPLSKLIGTNIKSVWKEGARIQFESLQASDQQLSDIENYDSYEKPSDDLDVQLWPEGCDDCAKQSIMHLFEVSKNEPILKPEHMREYVKLVCKEAALKKDFPKEHGRIVYELQEPEDVHVKEFDRKVPKKGPLYEFIKHYTVGNKERLAKMSLQEYYILSSAEDLLHKCDPNSEWTYRYPEDIPASTDVPPTGASPFNDQFRNNIDCNRVLDSNQMAGTYPQPSRKFPQTEPDERTKTITEIQGSESGKKVLKKQSNIINEPISLEPESQYSKARLPGKHNSYTQSPRTQDSNTKPLETQNSSMRPSGTHNSNRRPPGTQDSQTRPVKRTVERQNSNSQNSAFGTIVDPGDKNVTNWKGAYSDLHKSWTYQNSQIEELTNRLSSFASKQLTEGNAAFTDLSDKNRPTKIGERFGLIFDDEWSEAFEELTGGGMDDQSVISNLLQIIQHGYEYCMKKADEQLEDLQSVMKIPILQPFQIKHSLHVPKDMVQILTTATLKHAKDYRKVTASISSPEVCKVFLREESDFLKKRLQTLSSGEKLRVYIQVCIEQLWLMCVQDPQMSLEFADPNTPIQKDLYKFHEKKGTIVHLTVWPVVFLHKGGPLISKGYVLPK; translated from the exons atg TCATTCAACAGATCTGCCTCAACCAACACTTACACATCAGGGAGGAACCAGACGTTCAATGAGAGACATTCCAGAGATAAAATTGAGAATTTTCTCAAGGAAGTAGAAACAAAAGATGGAATGAACAAAATTCAGCTTGCTAAAGCTTGGGATGAGTACAAAAGTTTAATGAAAAGTGAAAAAACCTTAGCATACAAGTATCCAAAACAG TTTTTTGATACATTAAAAGACCCGCAGCATCCCAAAAGACACATTGTTATGAGATTAGACCAGTCTCCACTGTCCAAATTAATAGGGACCAATATCAAATCTGTTTGGAAGGAAGGGGCAAGGATACAGTTTGAATCCTTACAAGCTTCAGATCAGCAGCTCTCAGATATAGAGAACTATGATTCTTatgag AAACCTTCTGATGACCTAGATGTACAGTTGTGGCCAGAAGGATGTGACGATTGTGCAAAACAATCAATTATGCACTTATTTGAAGTTTCTAAAAACGAACCAATCCTCAAACCTGAGCACATGAGAGAATATGTTAAACTAGTGTGTAAAGAAGCAGCCCTTAAAAAGGATTTTCCAAAAGAG CATGGAAGAATTGTTTATGAACTTCAAGAACCCGAAGATGTTCATGTGAAAGAGTTTGATAGAAAAGTGCCTAAGAAAGGACCTCTATATGAATTCATAAAACACTACACTGTTGGGAACAAAGAAAGGTTAGCTAAGATGAGTTTGCAAGAATACTACATCTTAAGCTCAGCGGAAGACCTACTACATAAGTGTGATCCTAATTCAGAATGGACGTACAGATATCCAGAGGACATTCCAGCATCCACAGATGTACCCCCAACAGGGGCATCACCCTTCAATGATCAGTTTAGAAACAATATTGACTGTAACAGGGTTTTAGATTCCAATCAGATGGCTGGAACATACCCACAACCAAGCAGAAAATTCCCTCAAACAGAACCAGACGAGAGGACAAAAACTATCACCGAGATTCAAGGTTCTGAGTCAGGGAAAAAGGTGCTGAAAAAGCAGAGCAACATAATAAACGAGCCCATTTCTCTTGAGCCAGAGTCTCAATACTCAAAAGCAAGACTCCCTGGGAAACATAACTCATATACACAATCTCCAAGAACACAGGACTCCAATACAAAACCCTTAGAGACACAGAACTCAAGTATGAGACCCTCAGGGACACATAACTCAAATAGGAGACCTCCAGGGACCCAGGACTCACAGACCAGACCAGTAAAACGTACTGTAGAACGACAGAACAGTAACAGTCAAAACTCAGCCTTTGGAACAATTGTAGACCCAGGGGACAAAAATGTAACCAACTGGAAAGGTGCTTACTCAGACCTACACAAATCATGGACTTATCAAAATTCACAGATAGAGGAGCTTACAAACAG ATTAAGCAGTTTTGCCAGTAAACAGTTAACTGAGGGTAATGCAGCTTTTACAGACCTCAGTGACAAGAACCGGCCTACAAAGATTGGGGAGAGGTTTGGTCTAATCTTTGACGATGAGTGGTCCGAAGCATTCGAAGAACTCACAGGTGGCGGGATGGATGATCAGAGTGTTATTTCTAACCTACTGCAAATAATTCAG CATGGTTATGAATATTGCATGAAGAAGGCTGATGAGCAATTAGAGGACCTTCAGTCTGTCATGAAGATACCGATTCTTCAACCATTTCAAATAAAGCATTCACTGCAT GTCCCAAAGGACATGGTCCAAATACTCACAACAGCTACCTTAAAACATGCCAAAGACTACAGAAAGGTCACTGCCTCCATTTCATCTCCAGAAGTGTGCAAG GTTTTCTTACGTGAGGAATCTGACTTTTTGAAGAAGAGACTCCAAACTCTGAGCTCTGGAGAGAAGCTGAGGGTATATATCCAAGTCTGTATTGAACAGCTGTGGCTGATGTGTGTACAGGACCCCCAAATGTCCCTGGAGTTTGCAGATCCCAATACACCTATCCAGAAAGACTTGTACAAGTTCCACGAGAAGAAGGGGACCATTGTCCACTTAACCGTTTGGCCTGTGGTGTTCCTCCACAAAGGGGGGCCCCTGATCAGCAAGGGATATGTGTTGCCAAAATAA